Proteins encoded together in one Coffea arabica cultivar ET-39 chromosome 2c, Coffea Arabica ET-39 HiFi, whole genome shotgun sequence window:
- the LOC113724996 gene encoding sec-independent protein translocase protein TATB, chloroplastic-like isoform X1, giving the protein MASAILSPTASSLRLSSLSSSSSTNRRHTIWGLSSSAISVSSQSSSFDFSIWLPQLGLCQTHQWTGLKRFGISSAQHLIKLERSGKRKRIGVYASLFGVGAPEVLVIGVVALLVFGPKGLAEVARNLGKTLRAFQPTIRELQDVSREFKSTLEREIGLDDIQTSTKSTLSSNPTKTTSSPSSDPSSEVSPTEIDPNGSASPGKPFSSEAFLKITEQQLRAAAAKEEGESKSPGENQPEIQNLAAEQQIETASSGESQSKIETQNQVISGSPQDAASAMPSPGKPERDT; this is encoded by the exons ATGGCTTCTGCAATTTTAAGTCCTACTGCATCATCGCTCCGTCTCTCATCACTGTCTTCTTCTTCGTCCACAAATAGGAGGCACACCATCTGGGGCCTCTCCAGTTCTGCAATTTCAGTATCCTCCCAAAGCTCAAGTTTTGATTTCTCCATCTGGCTTCCTCAGCTGGGTCTCTGTCAAACCCACCAATGGACCGGTCTCAAGCGTTTTGGCATCTCCTCCGCGCAACACCTCATAAAACTTG AAAGAAGCGGCAAACGTAAAAGAATAGGTGTTTACGCATCTCTATTTGGGGTTGGGGCTCCTGAGGTTTTGGTGATCGGAGTGGTGGCTTTGTTAGTTTTTGGCCCCAAGGGTCTTGCTGAG GTTGCTCGTAATTTGGGAAAAACATTACGCGCATTTCAACCTACAATTAGGGAACTTCAG GACGTTTCTAGGGAATTCAAAAGCACacttgagagagagattggTCTTGATGACATTCAAACTTCAACCAAGAGCACACTCAGCTCTAATCCGACCAAGACTACCTCAAGCCCTTCATCAGACCCAAGTTCTGAGGTTTCTCCAACAGAGATCGATCCTA ATGGTTCTGCATCCCCTGGCAAACCATTTTCAAGTGAAGCATTCCTAAAGATAACTGAGCAGCAGCTAAGAGCAGCTGCTGCAAAGGAAGAGGGAGAGAGCAAATCTCCTGGTGAGAATCAGCCGGAAATTCAAAACCTTGCTGCTGAGCAGCAGATAGAGACAGCATCTTCTGGTGAAAGTCAGTCTAAAATCGAAACCCAGAATCAAG TGATTTCAGGCAGTCCTCAAGATGCTGCTTCGGCCATGCCTTCTCCTGGGAAGCCTGAGAGAGATACCTGA
- the LOC113724996 gene encoding sec-independent protein translocase protein TATB, chloroplastic-like isoform X2 — protein sequence MASAILSPTASSLRLSSLSSSSSTNRRHTIWGLSSSAISVSSQSSSFDFSIWLPQLGLCQTHQWTGLKRFGISSAQHLIKLERSGKRKRIGVYASLFGVGAPEVLVIGVVALLVFGPKGLAEVARNLGKTLRAFQPTIRELQDVSREFKSTLEREIGLDDIQTSTKSTLSSNPTKTTSSPSSDPSSEVSPTEIDPNGSASPGKPFSSEAFLKITEQQLRAAAAKEEGESKSPGENQPEIQNLAAEQQIETASSGESQSKIETQNQGSPQDAASAMPSPGKPERDT from the exons ATGGCTTCTGCAATTTTAAGTCCTACTGCATCATCGCTCCGTCTCTCATCACTGTCTTCTTCTTCGTCCACAAATAGGAGGCACACCATCTGGGGCCTCTCCAGTTCTGCAATTTCAGTATCCTCCCAAAGCTCAAGTTTTGATTTCTCCATCTGGCTTCCTCAGCTGGGTCTCTGTCAAACCCACCAATGGACCGGTCTCAAGCGTTTTGGCATCTCCTCCGCGCAACACCTCATAAAACTTG AAAGAAGCGGCAAACGTAAAAGAATAGGTGTTTACGCATCTCTATTTGGGGTTGGGGCTCCTGAGGTTTTGGTGATCGGAGTGGTGGCTTTGTTAGTTTTTGGCCCCAAGGGTCTTGCTGAG GTTGCTCGTAATTTGGGAAAAACATTACGCGCATTTCAACCTACAATTAGGGAACTTCAG GACGTTTCTAGGGAATTCAAAAGCACacttgagagagagattggTCTTGATGACATTCAAACTTCAACCAAGAGCACACTCAGCTCTAATCCGACCAAGACTACCTCAAGCCCTTCATCAGACCCAAGTTCTGAGGTTTCTCCAACAGAGATCGATCCTA ATGGTTCTGCATCCCCTGGCAAACCATTTTCAAGTGAAGCATTCCTAAAGATAACTGAGCAGCAGCTAAGAGCAGCTGCTGCAAAGGAAGAGGGAGAGAGCAAATCTCCTGGTGAGAATCAGCCGGAAATTCAAAACCTTGCTGCTGAGCAGCAGATAGAGACAGCATCTTCTGGTGAAAGTCAGTCTAAAATCGAAACCCAGAATCAAG GCAGTCCTCAAGATGCTGCTTCGGCCATGCCTTCTCCTGGGAAGCCTGAGAGAGATACCTGA